Proteins encoded together in one Ptiloglossa arizonensis isolate GNS036 chromosome 9, iyPtiAriz1_principal, whole genome shotgun sequence window:
- the LOC143151048 gene encoding putative salivary secreted peptide, giving the protein MSAQKAIICLAIVAIAVLATEADPAAQYGYVSKGANKSHDLIVGSRLPGDRLVLRQSVVKNSSWMKVIVVEKTFNVSRFDRITTVAARDQKTNGNGAYPSLIKGGPGYNNVTLKFKSQRGHGINFIVELFARP; this is encoded by the coding sequence ATGTCGGCTCAGAAGGCTATAATTTGCTTGGCAATAGTGGCCATTGCTGTGCTCGCTACAGAAGCAGATCCAGCTGCTCAATACGGTTACGTCTCCAAGGGCGCCAACAAATCTCACGACTTGATTGTTGGAAGCAGATTGCCCGGCGACAGGCTTGTCCTGAGACAATCCGTCGTGAAGAATTCGTCCTGGATGAAGGTGATTGTCGTGGAGAAGACCTTCAACGTTTCGAGGTTCGACCGCATCACCACGGTTGCCGCTCGCGATCAGAAGACCAATGGAAACGGTGCTTATCCTAGCCTTATCAAAGGTGGTCCAGGATACAACAACGTCACGCTCAAGTTCAAGAGTCAAAGGGGCCATGGAATCAACTTTATCGTCGAGTTATTCGCAAGACCTTAG